GACGAGCGTCCGGGTCACCCACCCTGGAATGGTGGTCGCCTGGACGCATCCCGAGAAGACGAGCGGACGCCCCCTGGCCGCATCCGCTCGTGATTGATTAGCCTGGGAGGCTCGGATGAGGACCCTCCCCTCGCTCTTCCTCCAGCGACTGCGCACCCGCGCGCTTCAATGGGCCCAGCGCACCTGGGCGCCCCTGGAGCGAACCCGGGCGGGCCGCTTCGCCATGGACACCGCGCTCGCGGTGCGTGGTCTGGCCCGTGGCTTCCAGGGGGAGAACATCCGCCTGCGGGCCGCGGCGCTCACCTACATCAGTGTCTTCTCGCTGGTTCCACTGCTGACGGTGGTGCTCGCCCTGCTGGGGGCCTACCACCAACAAGCCTTCCAGCACCGCCTCCGGGAGTTCATCTCCGCCGTGCTGGCCCCCGGGGTGCGTGAGGAGTCGGCCACCTTCCTCGAGGGCTTTCTCGAGCCGGGCAATACGACGGCCATTGGAAGCGCGGGCTTTCTCGGCCTGCTCTTCTCGTCGGGCTCGCTGCTGCACAACATCGACGTGTCGCTGAACGAAATCTGGGGGGTGAAGAACCACCGACCCTGGTACGTGCGCGGCCTCATCTACGCGGGCCTGCTGCTGCTGGGGCCGCTGATGCTGGCACTCTCGTTCGCGGGAACGAGCGTCGTGCGCTCGCTGCTGCGAGGCACCCACACCCCGCTCTTCCTGGACCTCTTCGAGCTGCTGTTCGGCGCCCTGTCACCCCTCACCGCGATCGCGGGGCTCACCCTCCTCTACGCCGTGACGCCCAACACCCATGTGCGGTGGCGCTCGGCGCTCGCGGGGGGGCTCGTCGCGGGAGTGGCCTGGAGCGTGGCGCGGCACATGTACACGGGCATCGCCGCGTACAGCTTCCGCCACAACCCGCTCTACGCCTCGCTGGGCGCGCTGCCCATGTTCCTCGCGTGGCTGTACGTGGACTGGCTCATCCTCCTCGGAGGCGCCCGACTGTCCTACGCGGTGGAGCACACCACCTTCCGCGACTCGCTGTGGGCCTTTGGCGCGCACCCCCGGGCGAGGGAGCTGGTGGCCGCCCAGCTCGCCCAGGAGACCACCCTCGTCTGGTTCGACGGCACCCCCCCTCCCCTCCCCCGGGAGCTGGCCCTGCGCCTGCGCGTCGCCGAGTCGCTCGTCGACGAGGTGGCCGAGGACCTGGAGCGCGCGGGCCTGCTCGAGCGCCACCGCCGGGGGGGTCTGCTTCCCGCCCGCGCCCCCAGCGAGTTGACCCTGGCCGACCTCACCCTCGCGGTCCACGGCGTCTACAGTCCCGTCGCTCCCGGCGACTGGAGCCTCCCCCCCTCCCCTGGCTTCGAGCCCCTGGCGGCCTTCTTCCGCGAGGCGGATTCCCTGGGGCTCGAGGTGCTGCGCCGTACCCGGTGGCTGGACCTGGCCATCCTGGTGCGCCCGGAGCTGGCACGGCAGCACCTGGAACCCGCCGCCCCGTCGGCCGCCGCCCAGGAGGCGGGCAGCGGAAATCCGTAACGTTTCTAGGCATTTGGCGGGCCTCGTGGCTTGGCACGCCGGAGGCGTTCTGTTAACGTCTCGGGTTCGACCACGGGCCAAGCGCCCTGTTTCCGAGGGGTTACGCGGTTTGCGGGAGCATGCGATGCTCAAGTCCGATCTGATCAACGTCCTCGTCAACAAGAAGCAGATGACGCAGAAGCAAGCCGAGGCCACGGTCGAGACGATCTTCGAGTCCATGAAGGAAGCCCTCTGCCGCGGCGAGAACATCGAGATCCGCGGGCTGGGCGCCTTCCACGTGAAGAACTACCAGGGCTATCAGGGCCGCAACCCCAAGACGGGACAGATCATCCCCGTGAAGCCCAAGCGCGGCCTGCTGTTCCGCACGGGCAAGGAGCTGCGCGACCGGGTCAACCGGCCTCCGCCCCAGACGCCCCAGTCCGACGTCTCCTTCGATCCCAAGCGAGGCAGTGGCGGCAACTACTAGCCCCCCCGTCAGGGCCCTGGCGCCACCGGAGCCAGCCGCCCCAGGGGACGAACCTGCAGTTGCAGATCCAGTTCACCGTAGGTGAGGACCGCGACGTCGGGAAAGGCGCCCTCGCACAGCTTGCGCAGGGTGCGCCGGACGTCCGGTGCCGTGAGCAGCACGGTCTGCCCGCCCGCGGCGATGCGCTTCACCCCCTCGAGGATTTCCGCGATCCGCTCGGGAGCGGGCGAGGGGCCACGCCCCCCGGCGGAGCGCAGCATCTCCTCGATCTCCGGATCCACGAGATAGGCGAAGAGCGGTCCCGAGGGCGCGAACTTGTGGCTCAAGTAACGTGACAGCGCCTGACGGCAGCGCTCGACCAGGGCCGCGGCATCTCCCTCGGTGGTGGGCGCCACCAAGGCCTCCAGGATGGCGCGCAGGTCGCGGATGCTCACCTGCTCGTCCACGAGCTTGCGCAGGACCTCGGTGAGCAGCGGCAGGGGCACCTTCTGGAGTGCTTCCTTCACCAGGGTGGGCGCCTGGGCCTCGAGTCCATCCAGCAGGCCTCGCACCTCCTGTACCCCCAGGAAGCCCGCCGCGCGCACACGGAGGACGCCGCGCAGGTGCTCGGCGATGAGCTCTCCCGCGCTGCGCAGCGGAACCTGCGCCAATTCCAGGCGCGCGCGGCTGTCCGCCGGCACGCGGCTGATGGGCCTGCCCGTGAACGGCTCCACCACGGGCTCGGCCGTCACCTCCAGGAAGGCCAGCTCCTCCGGTTGAGCCAACGCGTAGAGCATCTCCGGCACGACCTGCCCCATCCCCGCGGGCACCTCGTCGACGAGGATCCGGTACGTCCCCGCCGGCAGGTAGGCCGCCCCGGTGCGCACCCGGATGCCGGGCACGCGCACCCCCAGCTCGAGGAAGAGTTCGTCGCGGAGCCGGTTGAGCACCTGATGCACGAACGCGCCCCCCTGCTCCTGGGCCAGCCCGGTGAGGTCCGGCGAGAGATCCACCGTCAAGGGCGCCACGCCCACCGGAGCCACCGCGCTCTCCGGAGGCGCACCGGGCCCTGCCTTCCCCTCCACCCTGTCTCCGGGAGATGCCTCGCCTGGAGCGCCGGGCGCGTCCCCCGACACGGACAGGCGCGGAAGGACATACGCGAGCCCGCCCAGCGCGGCGCCCAGGCCGAGGAAGGTCAGATGCGGCATTCCCGGCATCAAGGTGAGCGCCCCGCAGAGCGCCACCACCACCCAGAGTGCCCGGGCCTCACCGAAGATCTGCGCGCCAATGTCCGAGCCGAGCGAATCCTCCTCCTTCTCCGAGGCCACGCGCGTGACGACGAGACCCGCCGCCACCGCGATGCAGAGGGAGGGAATCTGGGACACCAGCCCATCTCCGATGGCGATGAGCGCATAGGTGGAGGCCGCTTCCGCCACCGTCATTCCGTTCTGCAGCACGCCAATGCAACTCCCCCCCAGGAGATTGACCAGGACGATGACCAGACCCGCGATGACGTCTCCCTTCACGAACTTCATCGCACCGTCCATGGCTCCGAACATCTGCGACTCGCGCTCCAGGTCGCGCCGTCGGCGGCGGGCCCGCGCCTGATCGATGGCACCCGCGCGGAGATCCGCGTCGATGGACATCTGCTTGCCCGGCATCGCATCCAGGGTGAAGCGCGCGGAGACCTCGGCCACGCGCTCGGCGCCCTTGGCCACCACGAGGAACTGCACCAACGTGAGGATGGCGAAGATGACCGCGCCGACGACGTAATCGCCCCGGACGACGAACTCGCCGAACGCCTGGATGATTTCCCCCGCGTGGCCGTCCGCCAGGGCCAGGCGCGTGGACGACACGTTGAGCGCGAGCCGGAAGAGCGTGGTGAACAGGAGCAGCGTCGGAAAGGACGTCACCTTCAACGCATCCCGGGCCTGGAGCGCCGCCACCAGCAGCGACACCGCCGCCACCAGGTTGAGGGCCAGCCCCAGGTCCAACAGCCAGGGCGGCAAGGGGATGATGAGCGCGCCCAGCACCGCGACCATCGCCACGGCGAGCACCACGTCCGAGGAACTGCGTGCCCGCAGGAGAATCTTCATCAATCGGTTCATGATCTCTGCCTTTCGTGGAGGCTCCTCCACGCCTACGGCTCCCGTGCCACCCGGAGCACCGCCGCGGCGGCCTGGTACAATTCCTCGGGGATCTCCTCCCCGACGTCGTAGTGCACGAGGCTGCGCGCCAGTGGCACGTCCCGCACCACGGGAATGCCGAGCCGCTCGGCCTCACGCC
This genomic interval from Cystobacter ferrugineus contains the following:
- a CDS encoding YihY/virulence factor BrkB family protein — its product is MRTLPSLFLQRLRTRALQWAQRTWAPLERTRAGRFAMDTALAVRGLARGFQGENIRLRAAALTYISVFSLVPLLTVVLALLGAYHQQAFQHRLREFISAVLAPGVREESATFLEGFLEPGNTTAIGSAGFLGLLFSSGSLLHNIDVSLNEIWGVKNHRPWYVRGLIYAGLLLLGPLMLALSFAGTSVVRSLLRGTHTPLFLDLFELLFGALSPLTAIAGLTLLYAVTPNTHVRWRSALAGGLVAGVAWSVARHMYTGIAAYSFRHNPLYASLGALPMFLAWLYVDWLILLGGARLSYAVEHTTFRDSLWAFGAHPRARELVAAQLAQETTLVWFDGTPPPLPRELALRLRVAESLVDEVAEDLERAGLLERHRRGGLLPARAPSELTLADLTLAVHGVYSPVAPGDWSLPPSPGFEPLAAFFREADSLGLEVLRRTRWLDLAILVRPELARQHLEPAAPSAAAQEAGSGNP
- a CDS encoding HU family DNA-binding protein, whose amino-acid sequence is MLKSDLINVLVNKKQMTQKQAEATVETIFESMKEALCRGENIEIRGLGAFHVKNYQGYQGRNPKTGQIIPVKPKRGLLFRTGKELRDRVNRPPPQTPQSDVSFDPKRGSGGNY
- a CDS encoding flagellar biosynthesis protein FlhA, with product MNRLMKILLRARSSSDVVLAVAMVAVLGALIIPLPPWLLDLGLALNLVAAVSLLVAALQARDALKVTSFPTLLLFTTLFRLALNVSSTRLALADGHAGEIIQAFGEFVVRGDYVVGAVIFAILTLVQFLVVAKGAERVAEVSARFTLDAMPGKQMSIDADLRAGAIDQARARRRRRDLERESQMFGAMDGAMKFVKGDVIAGLVIVLVNLLGGSCIGVLQNGMTVAEAASTYALIAIGDGLVSQIPSLCIAVAAGLVVTRVASEKEEDSLGSDIGAQIFGEARALWVVVALCGALTLMPGMPHLTFLGLGAALGGLAYVLPRLSVSGDAPGAPGEASPGDRVEGKAGPGAPPESAVAPVGVAPLTVDLSPDLTGLAQEQGGAFVHQVLNRLRDELFLELGVRVPGIRVRTGAAYLPAGTYRILVDEVPAGMGQVVPEMLYALAQPEELAFLEVTAEPVVEPFTGRPISRVPADSRARLELAQVPLRSAGELIAEHLRGVLRVRAAGFLGVQEVRGLLDGLEAQAPTLVKEALQKVPLPLLTEVLRKLVDEQVSIRDLRAILEALVAPTTEGDAAALVERCRQALSRYLSHKFAPSGPLFAYLVDPEIEEMLRSAGGRGPSPAPERIAEILEGVKRIAAGGQTVLLTAPDVRRTLRKLCEGAFPDVAVLTYGELDLQLQVRPLGRLAPVAPGP